One Halodesulfurarchaeum sp. HSR-GB genomic window carries:
- a CDS encoding MarR family transcriptional regulator yields the protein MVSGFQAELFEGDLSKSEEEALQLIQDNDGIHQSELWKELDTSSRTGSRIAKSLADSGIVNRKETTHNGRKTYELVIPEQDNSSSVEFNESELPPELQEASPLATSIVSLLQKRGEVPITRVDREIDRPPQAVDEAMGELIERDIVSIERKTLYGREQDIVSYLGL from the coding sequence ATGGTGTCTGGATTTCAAGCCGAATTATTTGAAGGTGACCTTTCCAAATCGGAAGAAGAGGCACTCCAATTGATTCAAGACAATGATGGCATCCATCAGAGTGAACTGTGGAAAGAGTTGGACACTTCGAGCCGGACTGGCTCTCGCATAGCAAAATCGCTTGCAGATTCCGGAATTGTAAATCGGAAAGAAACAACACATAACGGGCGTAAAACCTACGAATTAGTGATCCCCGAGCAAGACAACTCATCATCTGTGGAATTCAATGAATCTGAACTTCCGCCCGAATTGCAAGAGGCGTCTCCGCTGGCGACATCTATTGTGTCGTTGTTGCAGAAACGGGGTGAGGTCCCGATTACTCGTGTGGACCGCGAAATTGATAGGCCACCCCAAGCGGTCGATGAAGCTATGGGGGAATTAATCGAGCGGGATATCGTCTCTATTGAGCGAAAAACGCTGTATGGGCGCGAACAGGATATCGTTTCATACCTTGGACTTTGA
- a CDS encoding ParA family protein yields the protein MEEKTPRAVSVSVLKGGVGKSTIAGNLAETLAHRGNTVLFMDLDSNGHASAGLGFEDHYENYETHLGDVLFNTANPSDVIFDTGFGFDILPATDNHSSIENQIKETEMPSLQLKNNLIDPLLNNEYDYIIVDNSGDKSTLLNNTLVAAQNIIMPLTPGEESLHGLQRTKEDLLKPLREYIDLNILAIVPNRLSRRIDYHYGDRKLVEAINRGSPSKVPNFARIPAEDWNKMDNGDWQGKLPKPGIRENNEFTEAYGREKPLREYNPNNPELENLEELAQIVERGGVNHDG from the coding sequence ATGGAAGAAAAAACACCACGAGCCGTGAGCGTTTCAGTCCTCAAAGGCGGCGTCGGTAAATCAACAATAGCAGGAAACCTTGCAGAAACACTCGCACACAGAGGAAACACAGTCCTGTTTATGGATCTCGATAGTAACGGACACGCCTCAGCAGGACTCGGATTTGAAGACCACTACGAAAATTACGAAACGCACCTTGGAGACGTGCTTTTTAATACGGCAAATCCAAGCGACGTGATTTTTGATACAGGATTCGGTTTCGATATCCTCCCGGCAACGGACAACCACAGCTCGATTGAGAATCAAATCAAAGAAACCGAAATGCCAAGCCTTCAATTGAAAAATAATCTTATAGATCCACTCCTGAACAATGAATACGACTACATTATCGTCGACAATTCTGGAGACAAATCAACACTCCTGAACAATACCCTCGTTGCCGCTCAAAACATCATAATGCCCCTAACACCGGGGGAGGAATCGCTTCACGGTCTCCAAAGGACCAAAGAAGACCTCCTTAAGCCATTGAGAGAGTACATCGATCTGAATATTCTCGCGATCGTTCCCAATAGGCTTTCCCGAAGAATCGACTACCACTACGGTGACCGTAAATTAGTCGAAGCAATCAATCGAGGGAGCCCATCGAAAGTGCCCAACTTCGCTCGAATACCCGCAGAAGATTGGAATAAAATGGATAACGGCGATTGGCAAGGCAAACTTCCAAAACCAGGAATTCGAGAAAATAACGAATTCACCGAAGCATACGGAAGAGAAAAGCCCCTCCGGGAGTATAATCCAAACAATCCAGAACTTGAGAACCTCGAAGAACTTGCACAAATTGTAGAACGTGGAGGTGTCAACCATGACGGATAA
- a CDS encoding rhomboid family intramembrane serine protease: protein MVDDLRTITNCLRNGVYNRVVSPVSLIIAGISILLFVSNIGKDGINGYLILPFLHGSWIHLTDNLFFLLVLGSWVEFRIGSVNFLKRIIPIAYISLYAPLFLRYGELAWGLSGLTKALTAYAIPVLFIRLNYHFDNLEFGFYRIATLLIHFTLMVYLFASVTLTAKRLMGLSPIPSGLALSVHVTGICLGIIWFCWRLRNYAAYDI, encoded by the coding sequence ATGGTCGATGATTTACGCACTATCACTAACTGCCTTCGCAATGGCGTTTACAACCGAGTCGTTAGTCCGGTAAGTCTGATCATCGCCGGAATTTCAATTTTACTCTTTGTATCTAACATCGGTAAAGACGGCATAAACGGTTACCTAATCCTCCCCTTTCTACATGGGTCATGGATCCATCTAACTGATAACTTGTTTTTTCTTCTAGTTCTTGGGAGTTGGGTGGAATTCAGAATTGGTAGCGTGAATTTCTTGAAGCGAATCATTCCAATAGCCTACATTTCGTTGTATGCACCATTGTTTCTAAGATACGGGGAATTGGCTTGGGGGCTAAGTGGTCTTACAAAAGCATTAACAGCATATGCAATCCCTGTTCTATTTATTCGACTCAATTATCACTTTGACAATCTCGAGTTTGGATTCTATAGAATTGCAACCTTACTAATACATTTCACTTTGATGGTCTATTTATTTGCAAGCGTTACACTTACTGCCAAGAGGTTGATGGGTTTATCTCCAATACCATCTGGACTAGCACTATCAGTTCATGTGACTGGAATCTGTTTAGGGATCATATGGTTTTGTTGGCGACTCCGAAACTATGCAGCCTACGATATTTAA
- a CDS encoding site-specific integrase, whose product MSNKHSEQSSWADRHRKDLTTRHTHEDVLTDREFELLLEACASLPEPQDLQARFICLAAGRLGLRGGEISHFQTNWLNWDRGILRVPKHEPCTCGYCRRQASQEANHHDKLTTEEALKDRWHPKTVTSARAVPFDLSLRVELCIERFAERYDEFPVSRSTVNRRVQTVAEKADISGRVYPHSLRATAASYHAYQGVAPVPLQALMGWSDLATAQKYIRISGTVTANALRQVHDS is encoded by the coding sequence ATGTCGAACAAGCACTCGGAACAGTCCAGTTGGGCAGATCGTCATCGAAAAGACCTGACCACCAGACACACTCACGAAGATGTTTTGACCGACCGCGAATTTGAATTGCTACTGGAAGCTTGCGCTAGCCTCCCTGAACCGCAGGACCTTCAAGCTCGATTCATCTGTTTGGCGGCTGGCCGACTCGGACTTCGAGGAGGAGAGATCTCGCATTTTCAAACGAACTGGCTCAATTGGGACCGAGGCATTCTCCGGGTCCCGAAGCATGAGCCTTGCACTTGTGGCTACTGCCGTCGTCAGGCTTCTCAGGAGGCCAACCATCATGACAAATTAACAACTGAGGAGGCATTGAAAGATCGCTGGCACCCGAAAACTGTTACTTCGGCCCGAGCTGTACCATTCGATCTTTCCCTAAGAGTAGAGCTATGTATCGAACGGTTCGCCGAACGCTATGATGAATTTCCAGTATCACGCTCCACAGTTAATCGACGAGTGCAGACTGTCGCCGAAAAAGCAGACATCAGTGGCCGAGTTTACCCACATAGCCTTCGAGCGACTGCTGCCAGCTATCACGCATACCAGGGGGTTGCACCAGTCCCCTTACAAGCATTGATGGGCTGGAGTGATCTGGCGACTGCCCAAAAGTATATCCGCATTTCGGGGACTGTGACTGCTAACGCTCTCCGGCAAGTCCACGATAGTTAG
- a CDS encoding dual specificity protein phosphatase family protein, which yields MGSFNFGPAARDESIVHGAHRPGYYADSPGKEAVTGWTDFMVSRGIGGVCTLLTPSELNKYSGLIDTYQETFGEEWVCHEPIQDQGGIDEATFLESLVPFFQRADRENTPIVVHCSAGQGRTGHVMVLWLAHARGYSLEEAIEEVQSVGRYTLEGVSRQYLERILE from the coding sequence ATGGGTTCATTTAATTTTGGTCCGGCGGCACGGGATGAATCTATCGTGCATGGAGCCCATCGGCCAGGCTATTATGCGGATTCACCAGGGAAAGAAGCTGTCACTGGGTGGACCGATTTTATGGTTTCACGTGGTATTGGAGGGGTCTGCACACTTCTAACCCCGTCCGAACTCAATAAGTATTCAGGTTTAATCGATACCTATCAAGAGACTTTTGGCGAAGAGTGGGTTTGCCACGAACCCATCCAAGACCAAGGAGGTATCGACGAAGCGACGTTCTTGGAGTCACTCGTTCCGTTTTTTCAACGCGCAGATCGGGAAAATACACCCATTGTAGTTCACTGTTCAGCTGGCCAGGGACGGACTGGCCATGTTATGGTGCTTTGGCTGGCGCATGCGCGAGGGTATTCATTGGAAGAGGCAATTGAAGAGGTGCAAAGTGTGGGTAGATACACATTGGAGGGCGTTTCCCGCCAGTATTTAGAGCGAATTTTGGAATGA